In Parus major isolate Abel chromosome 19, Parus_major1.1, whole genome shotgun sequence, a genomic segment contains:
- the KIF12 gene encoding kinesin-like protein KIF12 isoform X4 has protein sequence MEPEGERGGDPQADPRPRTFPRGQERPSPGEEREGPVEGRETRLRVVLRVRPLTCTETRRGDQQVVHSLGDGAVHVSAARHDATFGFSAVFDAGASQEAVFEGSGMRQLVELAIDGFSCTVFAFGQTGSGKTYTLMGPLAQSETQPASPALLGLMQRSFTCLLDQSRSRGSDLALSASYLEIYNEQIRDLLSPGPPCALPLRWSKTRGFYVENQLNVEFESLEAIVSLLLQGSQRRRTSAHALNRHSSRSHALLTIHIRSRAASACPSKQGTLCFVDLAGSERVKETGSSGELSVEANSINRSLLALGHCISLLAKPRGKRTHIPYRDSKLTRLLARSLGGSGITLMVACISPSSRCLSETLSTLHYASRARRVTTRPLANRVSREKLLQTLEQEIHALQLENLSLRQQLCLPRVPLRSREVTGNPPRACAGSGDRYGPAGQLPPEGTPAWPSLYGLLRDFVVENEQMRQPHLSPELSGDIPAGPSHRVSRSCCDSQPLLRSARTLHVPPRRSVRHRRPDTTPSSVPRLPKLPPASSHPSCQGCPQCCPVMPPCVPADATMFQLLPEPPLSQPVPPKGSAGLLSPGQEDTALPGSHQPQGHPQPHQRKRSHGRSRSLSQQHPLHRELPGPERVPSPEGRVIPSAPPWPGLPEPRAAAGSIPLLQWEEALDWLAEQI, from the exons ATGGAACCAGAGGGGGAGCGGGGCGGGGACCCCCAGGCGGACCCCCGGCCCAGAACGTTCCCACGAGGCCAGGAGAGACC GAGTCCTGGAGAGGAGCGGGAGGGCCCCGTGGAAGGCAGAGAGACGCGTCTGAGAGTGGTGTTAAG GGTCCGGCCACTGACCTGCACGGAGACGCGGAGAGGTGACCAGCAAGTTGTGCACAGCCTCGGTGACGGTGCCGTCCAC GTAAGCGCGGCCAGGCACGATGCCACCTTCGGCTTCAGCGCCGTGTTCGACGCCGGCGCCTCGCAGGAGGCTGTGTTCGAGGGCAGCGGGATGAGGCAGCTGGTGGAGCTGGCCATAGATGG CTTCTCCTGCACCGTCTTTGCCTTCGGGCAGACCGGCTCGGGGAAAACCTACACCCTGATGGGACCCCTCGCCCAG AGCGAGACCCAGCCGGCGTCCCCggccctgctggggctgatgCAGAGGTCCTTCACCTGCCTCCTGGATCAGAGCCGCAGCCGTGGTTCTGACCTGGCTCTCAGCGCTTCCTACCTGGAGATCTACAACGAACAG ATCCGGGACCTGCTGAGCCCGGGGCCACCGTGCGCCCTGCCCCTGCGCTGGAGCAAAACCCGCGGCTTCTACGTGGAGAACCAGCTCAATGTGGAATTCGAGAGCCTGGAGGCCATCGTCAGCCTGCTCCTGCAAG GATCCCAGAGGCGCCGGACCTCGGCACATGCCCTCAACAGGCACTCGAGCCGCAGCCACGCTCTTCTGACCATCCACATCCGCAGCCGAGCC GCCAGCGCCTGCCCCAGCAAGCAGGGCACGCTGTGCTTCGTGGACCTGGCTGGCAGCGAGCGGGTGAAGGAGACGGGCTCCAGCGGGGAGCTCTCCGTGGAGGCAAACAGCATCAACCGCAGCCTCCTGGCGCTGG GACACTGCATCTCCCTGCTGGCCAAGCCCCGAGGGAAGCGAACGCACATCCCTTACCGGGACAGCAAGCTCACCCGGCTGCTGGCTCGCTCCCTGGGCGGCTCGGGCATCACCCTGATG GTCGCCTGCATCTCCCCGTCCTCACGCTGCCTCTCAGAGACTCTGAGCACGCTGCACTACGCCAGCCGTGCACGGAGGGTCACCACCAGACCCCTGGCCAACAGG gTGTCCCGGGAGAAGCTGCTACAAACCTTGGAGCAGGAAATCCatgccctgcagctggaaaacctcTCCCTGcgccagcagctgtgcctgcccagaGTGCCtttgaggagcagggaggtcacagGGAACCCTCCAAGAGCATGTGCGGGCTCTGGAGACAGGTACGgccctgcagggcagctcccacCAGAGGGAaccccagcctggcccagcctcTACGGTCTCCTGCGGGACTTCGTGGTGGAGAACGAGCAGATGAG gcagccccatctgtccccagagctcagTGGTGACATCCCAGCTGGCCCATCCCACAGAGTCAGCCgcagctgctgtgacagccagcccctgctccgGAGTGCCCGCACCCTCCATGTCCCCCCCAGGCGCTCGGTGAGGCACCGGCGGCCCGACACAACACCCAGCTCTGTCCCCCGGCTGCCG aagctccctcctgcctccagccACCCCAGCTGCCAAGGGTGCCCACAGTGCTGCCCTGTGATGCCACCATGTGTGCCAGCTGATGCCACCATGTTCCAG TTGCTGCCAGAGCCCCCCCTGTCACAGCCAGTCCCCCCCAAGGGAAGTGCTGGTCTGCTGTCACCTGGACAGgaggacacagctctgcctggctcccATCAGCCCCAagggcacccccagccccaccagagGAAGCG GAgccatggcaggagcaggagcttgTCCCAGCAGCACCCATTGCACCGTGAGCTGCCAGGCCCTGAGCGCGTTCCCAGCCCCGAGGGAAGGGTCATCCCTTCAGCCCCACCGTGGCCAGGATTGCCAGAGCCCAGAG CAGCCGCCggctccatccctctcctccagTGGGAAGAGGCATTGGactggctggcagagcagatctga
- the KIF12 gene encoding kinesin-like protein KIF12 isoform X2 — protein sequence MAGTVSSVPCQASGHSGGGRTVRAQHDRGSRGQTPELGAPTTLLPSVPQRSPGEEREGPVEGRETRLRVVLRVRPLTCTETRRGDQQVVHSLGDGAVHVSAARHDATFGFSAVFDAGASQEAVFEGSGMRQLVELAIDGFSCTVFAFGQTGSGKTYTLMGPLAQSETQPASPALLGLMQRSFTCLLDQSRSRGSDLALSASYLEIYNEQIRDLLSPGPPCALPLRWSKTRGFYVENQLNVEFESLEAIVSLLLQGSQRRRTSAHALNRHSSRSHALLTIHIRSRAASACPSKQGTLCFVDLAGSERVKETGSSGELSVEANSINRSLLALGHCISLLAKPRGKRTHIPYRDSKLTRLLARSLGGSGITLMVACISPSSRCLSETLSTLHYASRARRVTTRPLANRVSREKLLQTLEQEIHALQLENLSLRQQLCLPRVPLRSREVTGNPPRACAGSGDRYGPAGQLPPEGTPAWPSLYGLLRDFVVENEQMRQPHLSPELSGDIPAGPSHRVSRSCCDSQPLLRSARTLHVPPRRSVRHRRPDTTPSSVPRLPKLPPASSHPSCQGCPQCCPVMPPCVPADATMFQLLPEPPLSQPVPPKGSAGLLSPGQEDTALPGSHQPQGHPQPHQRKRSHGRSRSLSQQHPLHRELPGPERVPSPEGRVIPSAPPWPGLPEPRAAGSIPLLQWEEALDWLAEQI from the exons ATGGCGGGGACAGTGAGCTCTGTCCCCTGCCAGGCCTCGGGGCACAGTGGAGGTGGGAGGACGGTGCGAGCGCAGCATGACCGGGGGTCCCGAGGgcagaccccagagctgggagcacccACCACCCTGCTGCCCTCTGTCCCCCAAAGGAGTCCTGGAGAGGAGCGGGAGGGCCCCGTGGAAGGCAGAGAGACGCGTCTGAGAGTGGTGTTAAG GGTCCGGCCACTGACCTGCACGGAGACGCGGAGAGGTGACCAGCAAGTTGTGCACAGCCTCGGTGACGGTGCCGTCCAC GTAAGCGCGGCCAGGCACGATGCCACCTTCGGCTTCAGCGCCGTGTTCGACGCCGGCGCCTCGCAGGAGGCTGTGTTCGAGGGCAGCGGGATGAGGCAGCTGGTGGAGCTGGCCATAGATGG CTTCTCCTGCACCGTCTTTGCCTTCGGGCAGACCGGCTCGGGGAAAACCTACACCCTGATGGGACCCCTCGCCCAG AGCGAGACCCAGCCGGCGTCCCCggccctgctggggctgatgCAGAGGTCCTTCACCTGCCTCCTGGATCAGAGCCGCAGCCGTGGTTCTGACCTGGCTCTCAGCGCTTCCTACCTGGAGATCTACAACGAACAG ATCCGGGACCTGCTGAGCCCGGGGCCACCGTGCGCCCTGCCCCTGCGCTGGAGCAAAACCCGCGGCTTCTACGTGGAGAACCAGCTCAATGTGGAATTCGAGAGCCTGGAGGCCATCGTCAGCCTGCTCCTGCAAG GATCCCAGAGGCGCCGGACCTCGGCACATGCCCTCAACAGGCACTCGAGCCGCAGCCACGCTCTTCTGACCATCCACATCCGCAGCCGAGCC GCCAGCGCCTGCCCCAGCAAGCAGGGCACGCTGTGCTTCGTGGACCTGGCTGGCAGCGAGCGGGTGAAGGAGACGGGCTCCAGCGGGGAGCTCTCCGTGGAGGCAAACAGCATCAACCGCAGCCTCCTGGCGCTGG GACACTGCATCTCCCTGCTGGCCAAGCCCCGAGGGAAGCGAACGCACATCCCTTACCGGGACAGCAAGCTCACCCGGCTGCTGGCTCGCTCCCTGGGCGGCTCGGGCATCACCCTGATG GTCGCCTGCATCTCCCCGTCCTCACGCTGCCTCTCAGAGACTCTGAGCACGCTGCACTACGCCAGCCGTGCACGGAGGGTCACCACCAGACCCCTGGCCAACAGG gTGTCCCGGGAGAAGCTGCTACAAACCTTGGAGCAGGAAATCCatgccctgcagctggaaaacctcTCCCTGcgccagcagctgtgcctgcccagaGTGCCtttgaggagcagggaggtcacagGGAACCCTCCAAGAGCATGTGCGGGCTCTGGAGACAGGTACGgccctgcagggcagctcccacCAGAGGGAaccccagcctggcccagcctcTACGGTCTCCTGCGGGACTTCGTGGTGGAGAACGAGCAGATGAG gcagccccatctgtccccagagctcagTGGTGACATCCCAGCTGGCCCATCCCACAGAGTCAGCCgcagctgctgtgacagccagcccctgctccgGAGTGCCCGCACCCTCCATGTCCCCCCCAGGCGCTCGGTGAGGCACCGGCGGCCCGACACAACACCCAGCTCTGTCCCCCGGCTGCCG aagctccctcctgcctccagccACCCCAGCTGCCAAGGGTGCCCACAGTGCTGCCCTGTGATGCCACCATGTGTGCCAGCTGATGCCACCATGTTCCAG TTGCTGCCAGAGCCCCCCCTGTCACAGCCAGTCCCCCCCAAGGGAAGTGCTGGTCTGCTGTCACCTGGACAGgaggacacagctctgcctggctcccATCAGCCCCAagggcacccccagccccaccagagGAAGCG GAgccatggcaggagcaggagcttgTCCCAGCAGCACCCATTGCACCGTGAGCTGCCAGGCCCTGAGCGCGTTCCCAGCCCCGAGGGAAGGGTCATCCCTTCAGCCCCACCGTGGCCAGGATTGCCAGAGCCCAGAG CCGCCggctccatccctctcctccagTGGGAAGAGGCATTGGactggctggcagagcagatctga
- the KIF12 gene encoding kinesin-like protein KIF12 isoform X3, translating into MAGTVSSVPCQASGHSGGGRTVRAQHDRGSRGQTPELGAPTTLLPSVPQRSPGEEREGPVEGRETRLRVVLRVRPLTCTETRRGDQQVVHSLGDGAVHVSAARHDATFGFSAVFDAGASQEAVFEGSGMRQLVELAIDGFSCTVFAFGQTGSGKTYTLMGPLAQSETQPASPALLGLMQRSFTCLLDQSRSRGSDLALSASYLEIYNEQIRDLLSPGPPCALPLRWSKTRGFYVENQLNVEFESLEAIVSLLLQGSQRRRTSAHALNRHSSRSHALLTIHIRSRAASACPSKQGTLCFVDLAGSERVKETGSSGELSVEANSINRSLLALGHCISLLAKPRGKRTHIPYRDSKLTRLLARSLGGSGITLMVACISPSSRCLSETLSTLHYASRARRVTTRPLANRVSREKLLQTLEQEIHALQLENLSLRQQLCLPRVPLRSREVTGNPPRACAGSGDRYGPAGQLPPEGTPAWPSLYGLLRDFVVENEQMRVSRSCCDSQPLLRSARTLHVPPRRSVRHRRPDTTPSSVPRLPKLPPASSHPSCQGCPQCCPVMPPCVPADATMFQLLPEPPLSQPVPPKGSAGLLSPGQEDTALPGSHQPQGHPQPHQRKRSHGRSRSLSQQHPLHRELPGPERVPSPEGRVIPSAPPWPGLPEPRAAAGSIPLLQWEEALDWLAEQI; encoded by the exons ATGGCGGGGACAGTGAGCTCTGTCCCCTGCCAGGCCTCGGGGCACAGTGGAGGTGGGAGGACGGTGCGAGCGCAGCATGACCGGGGGTCCCGAGGgcagaccccagagctgggagcacccACCACCCTGCTGCCCTCTGTCCCCCAAAGGAGTCCTGGAGAGGAGCGGGAGGGCCCCGTGGAAGGCAGAGAGACGCGTCTGAGAGTGGTGTTAAG GGTCCGGCCACTGACCTGCACGGAGACGCGGAGAGGTGACCAGCAAGTTGTGCACAGCCTCGGTGACGGTGCCGTCCAC GTAAGCGCGGCCAGGCACGATGCCACCTTCGGCTTCAGCGCCGTGTTCGACGCCGGCGCCTCGCAGGAGGCTGTGTTCGAGGGCAGCGGGATGAGGCAGCTGGTGGAGCTGGCCATAGATGG CTTCTCCTGCACCGTCTTTGCCTTCGGGCAGACCGGCTCGGGGAAAACCTACACCCTGATGGGACCCCTCGCCCAG AGCGAGACCCAGCCGGCGTCCCCggccctgctggggctgatgCAGAGGTCCTTCACCTGCCTCCTGGATCAGAGCCGCAGCCGTGGTTCTGACCTGGCTCTCAGCGCTTCCTACCTGGAGATCTACAACGAACAG ATCCGGGACCTGCTGAGCCCGGGGCCACCGTGCGCCCTGCCCCTGCGCTGGAGCAAAACCCGCGGCTTCTACGTGGAGAACCAGCTCAATGTGGAATTCGAGAGCCTGGAGGCCATCGTCAGCCTGCTCCTGCAAG GATCCCAGAGGCGCCGGACCTCGGCACATGCCCTCAACAGGCACTCGAGCCGCAGCCACGCTCTTCTGACCATCCACATCCGCAGCCGAGCC GCCAGCGCCTGCCCCAGCAAGCAGGGCACGCTGTGCTTCGTGGACCTGGCTGGCAGCGAGCGGGTGAAGGAGACGGGCTCCAGCGGGGAGCTCTCCGTGGAGGCAAACAGCATCAACCGCAGCCTCCTGGCGCTGG GACACTGCATCTCCCTGCTGGCCAAGCCCCGAGGGAAGCGAACGCACATCCCTTACCGGGACAGCAAGCTCACCCGGCTGCTGGCTCGCTCCCTGGGCGGCTCGGGCATCACCCTGATG GTCGCCTGCATCTCCCCGTCCTCACGCTGCCTCTCAGAGACTCTGAGCACGCTGCACTACGCCAGCCGTGCACGGAGGGTCACCACCAGACCCCTGGCCAACAGG gTGTCCCGGGAGAAGCTGCTACAAACCTTGGAGCAGGAAATCCatgccctgcagctggaaaacctcTCCCTGcgccagcagctgtgcctgcccagaGTGCCtttgaggagcagggaggtcacagGGAACCCTCCAAGAGCATGTGCGGGCTCTGGAGACAGGTACGgccctgcagggcagctcccacCAGAGGGAaccccagcctggcccagcctcTACGGTCTCCTGCGGGACTTCGTGGTGGAGAACGAGCAGATGAG AGTCAGCCgcagctgctgtgacagccagcccctgctccgGAGTGCCCGCACCCTCCATGTCCCCCCCAGGCGCTCGGTGAGGCACCGGCGGCCCGACACAACACCCAGCTCTGTCCCCCGGCTGCCG aagctccctcctgcctccagccACCCCAGCTGCCAAGGGTGCCCACAGTGCTGCCCTGTGATGCCACCATGTGTGCCAGCTGATGCCACCATGTTCCAG TTGCTGCCAGAGCCCCCCCTGTCACAGCCAGTCCCCCCCAAGGGAAGTGCTGGTCTGCTGTCACCTGGACAGgaggacacagctctgcctggctcccATCAGCCCCAagggcacccccagccccaccagagGAAGCG GAgccatggcaggagcaggagcttgTCCCAGCAGCACCCATTGCACCGTGAGCTGCCAGGCCCTGAGCGCGTTCCCAGCCCCGAGGGAAGGGTCATCCCTTCAGCCCCACCGTGGCCAGGATTGCCAGAGCCCAGAG CAGCCGCCggctccatccctctcctccagTGGGAAGAGGCATTGGactggctggcagagcagatctga
- the KIF12 gene encoding kinesin-like protein KIF12 isoform X5 — MAGTVSSVPCQASGHSGGGRTVRAQHDRGSRGQTPELGAPTTLLPSVPQRSPGEEREGPVEGRETRLRVVLRVRPLTCTETRRGDQQVVHSLGDGAVHVSAARHDATFGFSAVFDAGASQEAVFEGSGMRQLVELAIDGFSCTVFAFGQTGSGKTYTLMGPLAQSETQPASPALLGLMQRSFTCLLDQSRSRGSDLALSASYLEIYNEQIRDLLSPGPPCALPLRWSKTRGFYVENQLNVEFESLEAIVSLLLQGSQRRRTSAHALNRHSSRSHALLTIHIRSRAASACPSKQGTLCFVDLAGSERVKETGSSGELSVEANSINRSLLALGHCISLLAKPRGKRTHIPYRDSKLTRLLARSLGGSGITLMVACISPSSRCLSETLSTLHYASRARRVTTRPLANRVSREKLLQTLEQEIHALQLENLSLRQQLCLPRVPLRSREVTGNPPRACAGSGDRQPHLSPELSGDIPAGPSHRVSRSCCDSQPLLRSARTLHVPPRRSVRHRRPDTTPSSVPRLPKLPPASSHPSCQGCPQCCPVMPPCVPADATMFQLLPEPPLSQPVPPKGSAGLLSPGQEDTALPGSHQPQGHPQPHQRKRSHGRSRSLSQQHPLHRELPGPERVPSPEGRVIPSAPPWPGLPEPRAAAGSIPLLQWEEALDWLAEQI; from the exons ATGGCGGGGACAGTGAGCTCTGTCCCCTGCCAGGCCTCGGGGCACAGTGGAGGTGGGAGGACGGTGCGAGCGCAGCATGACCGGGGGTCCCGAGGgcagaccccagagctgggagcacccACCACCCTGCTGCCCTCTGTCCCCCAAAGGAGTCCTGGAGAGGAGCGGGAGGGCCCCGTGGAAGGCAGAGAGACGCGTCTGAGAGTGGTGTTAAG GGTCCGGCCACTGACCTGCACGGAGACGCGGAGAGGTGACCAGCAAGTTGTGCACAGCCTCGGTGACGGTGCCGTCCAC GTAAGCGCGGCCAGGCACGATGCCACCTTCGGCTTCAGCGCCGTGTTCGACGCCGGCGCCTCGCAGGAGGCTGTGTTCGAGGGCAGCGGGATGAGGCAGCTGGTGGAGCTGGCCATAGATGG CTTCTCCTGCACCGTCTTTGCCTTCGGGCAGACCGGCTCGGGGAAAACCTACACCCTGATGGGACCCCTCGCCCAG AGCGAGACCCAGCCGGCGTCCCCggccctgctggggctgatgCAGAGGTCCTTCACCTGCCTCCTGGATCAGAGCCGCAGCCGTGGTTCTGACCTGGCTCTCAGCGCTTCCTACCTGGAGATCTACAACGAACAG ATCCGGGACCTGCTGAGCCCGGGGCCACCGTGCGCCCTGCCCCTGCGCTGGAGCAAAACCCGCGGCTTCTACGTGGAGAACCAGCTCAATGTGGAATTCGAGAGCCTGGAGGCCATCGTCAGCCTGCTCCTGCAAG GATCCCAGAGGCGCCGGACCTCGGCACATGCCCTCAACAGGCACTCGAGCCGCAGCCACGCTCTTCTGACCATCCACATCCGCAGCCGAGCC GCCAGCGCCTGCCCCAGCAAGCAGGGCACGCTGTGCTTCGTGGACCTGGCTGGCAGCGAGCGGGTGAAGGAGACGGGCTCCAGCGGGGAGCTCTCCGTGGAGGCAAACAGCATCAACCGCAGCCTCCTGGCGCTGG GACACTGCATCTCCCTGCTGGCCAAGCCCCGAGGGAAGCGAACGCACATCCCTTACCGGGACAGCAAGCTCACCCGGCTGCTGGCTCGCTCCCTGGGCGGCTCGGGCATCACCCTGATG GTCGCCTGCATCTCCCCGTCCTCACGCTGCCTCTCAGAGACTCTGAGCACGCTGCACTACGCCAGCCGTGCACGGAGGGTCACCACCAGACCCCTGGCCAACAGG gTGTCCCGGGAGAAGCTGCTACAAACCTTGGAGCAGGAAATCCatgccctgcagctggaaaacctcTCCCTGcgccagcagctgtgcctgcccagaGTGCCtttgaggagcagggaggtcacagGGAACCCTCCAAGAGCATGTGCGGGCTCTGGAGACAG gcagccccatctgtccccagagctcagTGGTGACATCCCAGCTGGCCCATCCCACAGAGTCAGCCgcagctgctgtgacagccagcccctgctccgGAGTGCCCGCACCCTCCATGTCCCCCCCAGGCGCTCGGTGAGGCACCGGCGGCCCGACACAACACCCAGCTCTGTCCCCCGGCTGCCG aagctccctcctgcctccagccACCCCAGCTGCCAAGGGTGCCCACAGTGCTGCCCTGTGATGCCACCATGTGTGCCAGCTGATGCCACCATGTTCCAG TTGCTGCCAGAGCCCCCCCTGTCACAGCCAGTCCCCCCCAAGGGAAGTGCTGGTCTGCTGTCACCTGGACAGgaggacacagctctgcctggctcccATCAGCCCCAagggcacccccagccccaccagagGAAGCG GAgccatggcaggagcaggagcttgTCCCAGCAGCACCCATTGCACCGTGAGCTGCCAGGCCCTGAGCGCGTTCCCAGCCCCGAGGGAAGGGTCATCCCTTCAGCCCCACCGTGGCCAGGATTGCCAGAGCCCAGAG CAGCCGCCggctccatccctctcctccagTGGGAAGAGGCATTGGactggctggcagagcagatctga
- the KIF12 gene encoding kinesin-like protein KIF12 isoform X6, whose protein sequence is MAGTVSSVPCQASGHSGGGRTVRAQHDRGSRGQTPELGAPTTLLPSVPQRSPGEEREGPVEGRETRLRVVLRVRPLTCTETRRGDQQVVHSLGDGAVHVSAARHDATFGFSAVFDAGASQEAVFEGSGMRQLVELAIDGFSCTVFAFGQTGSGKTYTLMGPLAQSETQPASPALLGLMQRSFTCLLDQSRSRGSDLALSASYLEIYNEQIRDLLSPGPPCALPLRWSKTRGFYVENQLNVEFESLEAIVSLLLQGSQRRRTSAHALNRHSSRSHALLTIHIRSRAASACPSKQGTLCFVDLAGSERVKETGSSGELSVEANSINRSLLALGHCISLLAKPRGKRTHIPYRDSKLTRLLARSLGGSGITLMVACISPSSRCLSETLSTLHYASRARRVTTRPLANRVSREKLLQTLEQEIHALQLENLSLRQQLCLPRVPLRSREVTGNPPRACAGSGDRVSRSCCDSQPLLRSARTLHVPPRRSVRHRRPDTTPSSVPRLPKLPPASSHPSCQGCPQCCPVMPPCVPADATMFQLLPEPPLSQPVPPKGSAGLLSPGQEDTALPGSHQPQGHPQPHQRKRSHGRSRSLSQQHPLHRELPGPERVPSPEGRVIPSAPPWPGLPEPRAAAGSIPLLQWEEALDWLAEQI, encoded by the exons ATGGCGGGGACAGTGAGCTCTGTCCCCTGCCAGGCCTCGGGGCACAGTGGAGGTGGGAGGACGGTGCGAGCGCAGCATGACCGGGGGTCCCGAGGgcagaccccagagctgggagcacccACCACCCTGCTGCCCTCTGTCCCCCAAAGGAGTCCTGGAGAGGAGCGGGAGGGCCCCGTGGAAGGCAGAGAGACGCGTCTGAGAGTGGTGTTAAG GGTCCGGCCACTGACCTGCACGGAGACGCGGAGAGGTGACCAGCAAGTTGTGCACAGCCTCGGTGACGGTGCCGTCCAC GTAAGCGCGGCCAGGCACGATGCCACCTTCGGCTTCAGCGCCGTGTTCGACGCCGGCGCCTCGCAGGAGGCTGTGTTCGAGGGCAGCGGGATGAGGCAGCTGGTGGAGCTGGCCATAGATGG CTTCTCCTGCACCGTCTTTGCCTTCGGGCAGACCGGCTCGGGGAAAACCTACACCCTGATGGGACCCCTCGCCCAG AGCGAGACCCAGCCGGCGTCCCCggccctgctggggctgatgCAGAGGTCCTTCACCTGCCTCCTGGATCAGAGCCGCAGCCGTGGTTCTGACCTGGCTCTCAGCGCTTCCTACCTGGAGATCTACAACGAACAG ATCCGGGACCTGCTGAGCCCGGGGCCACCGTGCGCCCTGCCCCTGCGCTGGAGCAAAACCCGCGGCTTCTACGTGGAGAACCAGCTCAATGTGGAATTCGAGAGCCTGGAGGCCATCGTCAGCCTGCTCCTGCAAG GATCCCAGAGGCGCCGGACCTCGGCACATGCCCTCAACAGGCACTCGAGCCGCAGCCACGCTCTTCTGACCATCCACATCCGCAGCCGAGCC GCCAGCGCCTGCCCCAGCAAGCAGGGCACGCTGTGCTTCGTGGACCTGGCTGGCAGCGAGCGGGTGAAGGAGACGGGCTCCAGCGGGGAGCTCTCCGTGGAGGCAAACAGCATCAACCGCAGCCTCCTGGCGCTGG GACACTGCATCTCCCTGCTGGCCAAGCCCCGAGGGAAGCGAACGCACATCCCTTACCGGGACAGCAAGCTCACCCGGCTGCTGGCTCGCTCCCTGGGCGGCTCGGGCATCACCCTGATG GTCGCCTGCATCTCCCCGTCCTCACGCTGCCTCTCAGAGACTCTGAGCACGCTGCACTACGCCAGCCGTGCACGGAGGGTCACCACCAGACCCCTGGCCAACAGG gTGTCCCGGGAGAAGCTGCTACAAACCTTGGAGCAGGAAATCCatgccctgcagctggaaaacctcTCCCTGcgccagcagctgtgcctgcccagaGTGCCtttgaggagcagggaggtcacagGGAACCCTCCAAGAGCATGTGCGGGCTCTGGAGACAG AGTCAGCCgcagctgctgtgacagccagcccctgctccgGAGTGCCCGCACCCTCCATGTCCCCCCCAGGCGCTCGGTGAGGCACCGGCGGCCCGACACAACACCCAGCTCTGTCCCCCGGCTGCCG aagctccctcctgcctccagccACCCCAGCTGCCAAGGGTGCCCACAGTGCTGCCCTGTGATGCCACCATGTGTGCCAGCTGATGCCACCATGTTCCAG TTGCTGCCAGAGCCCCCCCTGTCACAGCCAGTCCCCCCCAAGGGAAGTGCTGGTCTGCTGTCACCTGGACAGgaggacacagctctgcctggctcccATCAGCCCCAagggcacccccagccccaccagagGAAGCG GAgccatggcaggagcaggagcttgTCCCAGCAGCACCCATTGCACCGTGAGCTGCCAGGCCCTGAGCGCGTTCCCAGCCCCGAGGGAAGGGTCATCCCTTCAGCCCCACCGTGGCCAGGATTGCCAGAGCCCAGAG CAGCCGCCggctccatccctctcctccagTGGGAAGAGGCATTGGactggctggcagagcagatctga